Part of the Marinobacterium rhizophilum genome is shown below.
CAACGCCAAGGTTGAAGCCGAACCATAGCAGGAGCGTGTCGCCGGCGTTCTGCCCGCTGGCCTGCGCCAGCATGAAGGCGAAGCCCAGGCCGTGTAGCAAACCAATCAGGAACACCCGCCCGGCCAGCAGGCGTTGCTGAGCGCCCAGTAGCAGACAGGCGCCGCTGTAGAGAATCGATAGCGCAATAGCGGTTTCGATCAGGGGTATAAACCAGGCGGCGCCGGTGATCAGGCCCGCGGCACCGAGCGCCAGGGTGACGGAATGACCCAGGGTGAAGGCCAGGGAGTTGTGTACGAAAACACGCCAGTGACGCGCCGCCAGAATCAGGATCAGCATGAAAAGCACGTGATCCAGCCCGATCAGCACATGGTAAAACCCGGAACCCAGGCTGTCCCGCAGCTGCCAGGGGCTGCTCGCCTGAAGTGGCTGTGCCAGCACACCTGAGGAGGTGAGGCGGGTGCGCTCGCCATCCTGGTGAAGGGTCAGGATATTAATCGATCGTGCGGCGATATCGGGCCATTCAGCCGGATTGCTGCGGATCTGTGCGAGCTGCTGCAGCGGCTGGCGGTAGAAAATCCGAAAGTCGATGACGGCGTCCGTCAGCGCCGGGGGGGCCTGGCCAAGATCCAGTGGGCGGGTCAGTTCCGTGCGGACCTGGGACAGGTGGCTGAAAGGACTGCGGTCCTGGATGGGCTGGATGCGGATGGCGCGGATCTCGGGGGCCGCAACGGGAGGAACGGCTGGGCTCCCGTCAGGCTGTGACGCGCCGACCAGCTGCAGTGCCGCAGCCAGCCGTGCATGCAGCTGTTGCGGATTGGCCTGCAGGCTGGCGGTATCCAGCAGCAGGCCGTCGGGGCCGCTGGCGACCGGGTTGGCCCGGGCATAGGGGACACCGTGCAGCGGATGCAGCGGGTCCCAGTCGCGGGGCAACAGTACCGAGGCGAGCGGGAGGCGGGCATGTATCAGGGTGCCGCCATCCTGGGCCTCGACATGCAGGATACGGCCAAGAAAGTTCTGAAAGTGCGCCTGGGCCGGGGCGCAGATCAGCAGCAACAGTATCGACAACGATGACAGCAGGGGGGCAAAGGTCTTGCGCTCTTGTGCCGCAGGGGCAGGTGTACGGGGTTGGCTCATCGGGGGGCACCTCGGACAAGGTGGTAGAAAGTGCTGCCCCGGGTGGGGGCAGCGGGTCTGTCGAAAGCTGAGCGGGTTTAGCTACGGGGATCCCAGAGGCGGTCCGGGGTCGTTTGCTCGTACCCCATTCCGTTGGGTGCCGACACCAGTTCCATCTGCATGCCCCAGGGTGACATGAAGTAAATCCAGGTCAGACCGGCCATAGGACCTTCGGTGAAGGGGTGGGGCTCGCCCAGGAAGGTTACGCCCTGTTCTTTCATGGACGCGATGGCGGCGTCCAGGTCATCGACATAGAAGGCGATATGGTGACCGCCGATATCGCTGTTCTTGGGTTGTGCTGTGCGCTGGTCGGGCGAGGTGTATTCGAAAATCTCGAAGTTGGTGCCGTTGCCGCAGCGCACCAGGTGGGCGACCGGGATGGTGGCCCGCGGGTTCACGTCCAGGTTGTCCTGCATCCAGTTGTCCTCGAAGGGACCGAACGGACCTATGGTGAAAAAGGCCTGGCAGCCCATTACATCCACCAGGAAGTCCACGGCCTGATCGGTGTCGGGAACGGTGAAACCAAAATGATCGGTGCCGCGCACCCCGGGAGTGGTGGCGCTTGCCAGGGAGCACAGGCTGGCCAGCAGCAGCGTTGCCACTGCCTTGCCGAGCCGGGTTGCGCTGAAAGTACGTGAAGCCATGAGCGTTTTCCTTCTTGTGGTTATGGGATCGCTCATAGCACACAGCAAGTTGGATGCCAGCAACCCGGGTTACGGGCCACAAAAGCGGGCAGCGCCCGTGCTGGCACGGTTTCGGGGCGGTCTGGCCAGGGCCCCGTGGCTGGCTGAACGGTACCCAGGGCGGGAAAACGACGCGGGCGCGGCGCGGCAGCGGCAGACTGTCGCAGCGGGGGCTGCGACAGTCTGTTGCAGCCACTGTCAGGCTGATGGGTGCGGCTTTTACGTGTTGGTGCTTTTCAGCCACTGGGTGGGGGACAGCCCCAGGGACTGGCGGAACACCTTGGCCAGGGCGGGTGGCCCGCTGTACCCCACGGCATGGGCGACCCAGTCTGTGGGCCGGCCTTCACGCAGCAGTGCCTGGGCCAGGCCGATGCGCCATTGGGTGAGGTAGTCCCGCGGTGTCTGACCGACCGTATCGCGAAAAGCCGAGGCAAAGCGGGCGCGGGACATGCCGGCCTCGGTGGCCATTTGCGCCAAGGTCCAGGGGTGCTGTGGCAGTTCGTGCAGGGCGTTCAGGGCGCGCGCCAGGCGGGGGTCGGCGAGTCCCGCCAGCAGACCGACATCCAGCGTATTGCTGTCCATCAGGTGGCGAAACAGCTGAATGATCAGCAGTTCACAGAGCCGGTCGATGGCGGCCTGGCGGCCACAGCGATCGGTCAGGGCTTCGTCGAACAGCAACTCCAGCGTGCGGCCCAGGCCTTCGAGCTCGGCCAGCTCCAGCAGGATCGGGGTACCCAGTGCCCGGGACAGGGGATTGCGCCCTGAACCAAAACTGAAATCACCGCAGACCGTTTCGGCGCCTTCCGGCCCTGGTATCAGGCTGTGGCCTCTGGGCTGCATAAAGAAGATCAGGCTGGGCTGTTCCACCCTGCGGTCGGGGGCGCCATCGACCTGCAGGCGCAGGCTGCCTTTTTTCAGCAGGTGGATGTGGCCAATGCCCTCGGTACTGTCGTAGCGCGATGTCTGGCACAGCGGGCCGCTGTTGAAAATGCGGGCACGCAGGTGAAAATGCTGAAGCAGGGTGGCGAGCCTGTCCATATAAAATACGCCTGGATAATTAATAAAGACTTAAAGATATCAGCAGTCTCGTTTTGTCGTCCACTATTGCATGGAGACCACCGCGGGTCGGCGTCTTCGCAGGCGGGCCCGCTTTCAAAACCTAGTGGAGGTGCAACATGAACAGGAAGACAACGCGGCTATGGATACCGGCAGTGCTGGCGGGAATGCTGGCGGGGGCGGGCAGCGTCATGGCCGGGTCGCTGGCGGAGGAAACCTACAGTCGTCATGTCGATAGTGGCGGCGCCATTTCCCTGCCCAGCGATTTTAGACTGAGCTGGACTCACCTGGGCTCCTGGGTGGTGTCCGAGGCGACGGCGCCGGGGGCGGGCTTTCATGATGTCTATACCCAGGCCGAGGCGGCCCGTTCTTTTCGGGAAAACGGCGTCTTCCCCGATGGTGCCGTACTGATCAAGGAAATCCGCACTATTGAATCCGGCGACAAGACGACCGGCCCTGCGCAGTGGGCCAGGGATCCGGCGGTCTGGTTCGTGATGGTGAAGGATACCCAGGGTCGCTTTGACAGCCCGCACTGGGGCGAAGGCTGGGGTTGGGCACTGTTCAAGGCCGAAGAGGCCAGTGTCAACGCATCGGCCAGCTTTGAAGAAACCTGCAAGGGCTGTCATGTACCGGCACAGCAGAACGACTGGGTCTTCACCGAAGGCTACCCGACGCTTCAGGCGCCGCTTGTGAAGTAAAACGAGCAGCCGGCTCAGGAGCGGGTGGGCTATTCGTAATGGGTGGTTGGTGAGGCGCACGCCCTGATGGGTGAAGCAGAACAATGTGCAAGGTCAGGGCCAGGCTTATGCCAGGCGTGACCTTGCAAGGGGGAATAAAAAGGACGCGCGGCTGGGCGCGCGCCAAAGTGGGTTGAAAGATCAGGCGTTAGATCATCTGCTTTTGCATCTGGTCGGCGATGTATTCTGCCTGGCGGATCGCCAGCGCGACGATGGTGAGGGTGGGGTTTTCAGCGCCGCTGGAGGTAAATTGGCTACCATCCGAGATGAACAGGTTTTGAATGTCATGGGATTGGCCCCATTTGTTCACGACACCATCCTGTGGGCGCTCACTCATGCGGTTGGTCCCCATGTTGTGGCTGGCCGGGTAGCGGTCCATGACATTGACCTTGGTCGCCCCCGCCGCTTCAAGAATGGCGGTTGCTTGCTGATTGGAGTGTTTGATCATGGCCGTGTCATTCGCATGATTGCCTTTGTAAACCACAGGAATTGGCAAGCCATACTGATCTTTCTCGGTGGGGTGCAGCGTTATGGAGTTTGACTCCACGGCCAGGTCCTCGCCGCAGATCCAGAAGCCCGCCATGTTTTCGTAGTTGGCCAGGGAATTGGCCAGTTCGCGTCCCCAGCCCCCGGGCTTGAGAAACGCGGACATGAAGGGGAGGCCGATGTGCAATATTTCCAGCTCGTAGCCGGCAACGTGCCCGCGAGATGGATCATTGTCCGCCCAGGTTGAAACCAGGCCGGGTACGACAGGGCTCTTGTGCATGTTGACGGTATCAGGCATTTCTCCGTATATGCCGGTGCCTGTGTGTGTCATGTAGTTTTTACCCACCTGGCCGGATGAGTTGGCCATGCCCTCCGGGAACATGTCGGAGGCGGAATTAAGCAACAGCCTCGGTGATTCGATTGAGTTGGCGGCCACCGCAACCAGGCGGGCTTTCTGGAAATGCTGGTTACCCGCTTTGTCGACGTAGAGCACACCCGTTACTTTGCCTGTCTTGTCATGCTCGATGCGCAGGACCATGGAATCGGGCCTGACTTCTATATTGCCCGTCGCCTCGGCCTTGGGAATGGAGGACTCCATCGTTGACCACTTGGCACCGAAGCGACATCCCTGCATGCAGAATCCGGTCACCTGGCAGGCAGGGCGGCCGTCCCGCGCCTGGGTATTGATCGCCAGGGGGGCCGGGCGACAGTGGGCACCAACACGTTTTGAACCCTCGGCAATGACCTTGAAGTGACTGCTTGGCTCATGATACGGCAGGCCAGAGGCCTTGGTACCGGTGACCCCCAGTTTGGCTTCCGCCTTTTCATAGTAGGGGGCAAGATCAGCGTAGGAGATAGGCCAGTCCAGTACATTGGCGCCGGCAATATCGCCATTGAGCGAGTGCATTTTGAATTCGTGTTCCTGGAAGCGCAGGGAAACGCCCGCCCAGTGTATGGTCGCGCCACCCACGCCTTTTACCAGCCATGTCGGCAGATTGGGTGATGTTTGCGTCAGTGCTGTTGGGCCGGCTGTGATTCGCTTGTCCAGCCAGGTGATCTTGCTGAACATTTTCCATTCGTCGTTCTCGATATCCGACCTTTCGAAACGTTTACCGGCCTCAAGTACGACGCAACGGATACCTTTCTCTGCCAGCTCCTGTGACAGGGTGCCACCGCCCGCGCCGGAACCGACGATTACGACCAGGCTGTCGTCGTTCAAATCAAATGCAGTGGTCATGTTCAAACTCCTTCAATCCAGTCATTTTTTTCGTAGCCGCGGTAACGGTAACCACCCTGTTCCCAGGATGATCCGCCGTAACCGAAGCGAGGCCAGAGTTCGGGGTTGTTATAGATGCCCATCATCAGGTCACCCCTGATCTTCTGGAAAAAGGGCGTGTCTTGCTGCGCCTTGAGAAGGGTGACGCGGTCCGTCTCGGCGGCGATGTCCAGGTAAGGCTTGCCGAAATGCTGTTGTGCCTGTGCATCCAGGGCGGCGACACCTTCCTTGAGCAGGGCTTTGAGATCAGCATCCGTCTCGGCCTTTTCGGCCAGCGGGGTCATCACCTGGGCGTAGTACTTGTCCTCGAGCCGGTCGTGGGGGTAGATATCGCGGGCCATGCGCAGCAGGGTGGCGCTGGCATGATCGCCCACCGCCTTGGCGGCCCAGGCGGCGGGGGAAAGCAGGGTGCCGCCCAGCGCACCAACGCCGACGGCGGCGGCTGTGCTGCGGGCCAGAAAGCGGCGCCGGCCTAAGTTGGCGCCGGCTGTGGCGCGGGTATCTGCGGTTTTATTCTTGTTCATGGAGCCTCCATCGGGTGGCGTTTTGCCACGGCAGAACGCCGGTCGTACCCTGTTATTGATTGTTGTGAGTTACTGCTTTGCCGGTTCAGCCTTGCAGGCAAGCGCTGAAGCGGACCAGGCTTTGGTGGATCAGGTCCCCGTTGTTGTCTGGCAGGAGTTCAGCCAGGGATACGTGCAGAGTCGGGTCGATACGCTGGTCAATGTCGCAGGCCCGGTAGAATGCATTGCCGGCCTGCCACAGTGGCGCCAGCGGCTCGTCGCAGAGGATGACGGCATGCACCAGTACGGCGAACTCATCCTCGCCAGCCCCGGTGTGGCTGGCCATCTTGCGCCAGCGCTGGGCGGTGCCGGCCAGTTTTCGACCCGCCACCACCAGGTTGTAGTCGCCATTGCAAAAGGCGCCTTCCACCGAGGCGCAGCCCGCCGCTATGCCGAGCGGCGCCAGGCTGTCGATCAGCGGCTGGCACAGGCGCAAATAGCTTTCGCGAATCGCCCCCGGGGTGCGGCGCTGGCGAAAGGCCAGGGCGATATTGATCAGCCCGGGTGCCTGGGGTGTCAGGTCGCCGCCGGTATCCCGTACCACCACCGGCCAGCCCTGTGCGCCCATCGCCGCGCAGGCTTGATCAAACGCCGGCTTGCGGCCCAGGCTTCGTGGCACCACCAGGGATTGTTCGCAGCGCCATAGAAGAACTCCGGAGCTTTGCTGGCCCTGCACCACGCGTTCGAGTAGTGCCAGCTCCTGCTTGAGACCCTCCTCAGGGTGGAGCGCAGGGCTGGGCAGGGGCTGAGTGGCTGTGTTATCGGGTGTTGCAGGCATTGGGCTGATCATGGGATTCACCCCTGTTCGATCTGGTCGCACAGATCACTGAGAAAAGCCGCCGCGGGGCCGCCATCCAGGGCGCGGTGATCAAAGCTCAGGGACAGCCCCATGATCTGGCGTACCTCAATCTGACCATCGTCCATGACCCAGGGCCTGGCGCGGGTTTCGCCGATGCCCAGGATCGCGATCTGCGGCAGGTTGACGATGGGGGTGAAGTGACGCACCCGTGACAGCCCCAGGTTGCTGAGCGTGAAGGTGCCGCCGGTCATTTCCGGTACGCTGAGCTTGCCGTTGCGGGCCCGGTCCTGTAGCTCTCGCCGGGCCTCGGAGCGAGCCTCCAGCGACTGGCTGCAGGCATTGAACAGGGTTGGCGCAACCAGCAGGTTGCCGGGCAGCGCCATGGCGAAACTGAGGTGCACCGCGGGATTGAGCTGTATCTCCCGGCCCTCGACCCGGCCATTGGCATCGGGGTGACGGGACAGGGTGGTGATCACGGCCTGGGCGATCAGGTCCTCGATGGAAACCTTCACGCCCTGGCTGGCAAGGCGTGCCTTGGTGGCAAACAGGGCCGTGGCATCGCAGTCGGCATGGTGGCTCAGTTGTGCGGCCTCATCCAGGCTCTTGCGCATGTTGTCGGCAATCATGCCGCGCACACCGCGCAGCGGGATGACTTTGAGGCTCTGGGCCTCGGCGGTAGTGGTGGACATTATTATTCTCCGGATCGGATGACGGCGCCGGGCGCCGTCACTTTCGCAGTCCAAGCGGACGGGGGCTGGGCGTCGTATCAGCTGATATGACCGATCAGCTCGCCCTTGGTGATGACGTCGTCGACATCCTTGAGGATCTGCAGGGTGCCACCGGCGGGGGCTTCCAGTTCGTACTGGATTTTCTGCACCATCAGCTCGGCGATGACATCGCCCTGTTGCACGGTGCCGCCTTCACTGGCGAGCCAGGCGGTGATGACCGCTTCACTGTCTTCTTCCCACAGGGTTTCGGGTACACGGACTTCAATACTCATCTTGGCGGGTCTCCATTGTTTGCATTTTTTCGAAGGCAGCGATGATCTTGTCGGCGCTGGGCAGTGCCCACTGTTCCATGACCGGGGCGAACGGAATGATGATGTCCGGGAAAGCAACGCGCTGGGGCGGGGCTTTCATCGTGACGCCCTGTTCGGCCACGCTGCTGATGATTTCGCCACTCATGCCGTAGCTCTGGTAATCCTCGTCCACCACGATCAGGCGGCCGGTCTTGCGTACCGACGCCAGTACGGTCTCGCGATCCAGTGGTACCAGGGAGCGCAGATCCACCACCTCGGCACTGATGCCGCGCTCGGCCAGCGCTCGGGCAGCCTTGAGCCCGTGATGGACACCGGAGGTGATACCGACAATGGTGACATCACTGCCTTCGCGCACCACAGCGGCCTTGCCGATGGGGACTTCATAGGCCTCTTCCGGCACGTGGACGATGGCGTCCTTCTCGGTGCCCAGCCAGCCCATGCCCTGCAGCGCCTTGTTGAACATGAAGATCACCGGGTTGTTGTCGCGGATGGCGGCGGTCATCAGGCCCTTGGCGTCGTAGGCGTTGGAGGGGGCGACCACCTTCATGCCGGGCAGGTGGGCGAAGGTGGCATGCAGGCACTGGGAGTGCTGGCCGCCATCACTGTAGCCACCGCCGGTGGAGGTCATCAGCACCACGGGCACCGGTATTTCTCCGCCCGAGAAATAGGTGTTCTTGGCCATCAGGTTATAGATGGCATCGAAGCAGACACCGAAGAAGTCGACGAACATCAGCTCGACGATCGGGCGCATGCCATCGGAGGCGGCGCCGACGGCAGCGCCCATGAAGGCGGTTTCCGAGATCGGCGTATCGCGTACACGTTGTGTCCCAAACTCTTCGTGCAGGCCGCGGGTGTTTCCGAAAACACCGCCCAGCGGGCCGACGTCCTCGCCCATGACAAAGACTTTTTCATCGATACGCATTTCCTGGGCGATGGCCTCGGCCATGGCGCGGGCAATGGTGAGCTTGCGTTCTTTCGTGGCAACAGTCATTGGTTGCTCCTTTCGTTATCGTACTTGGGCTTCAGGATGCGACCTGCAGCTCTGGGCTGACGATGATCTTGACGTTTTGGTCCTTGTTGTTGACCAGCTCTTCGAAACCCCGGTCCAGTATGTTGGCTAGCGCGATACGGCCGGTGATCAGCGGTGTGACATTGAGGCGACCATCGTTGATCAGTGCGATGACATCGGCGAATTCGCCGTTATAGGCCAGCGAGCCGATCACCTGCTTTTCAGTCGAAACGATTTCCAGAAAATTAAATTCGCTGGGCTCTTCGAAGATGCCGACCATCACGGTCGTGCCGGCTTTGCGGATAACATCGAGTGCCAGCTTGGCGGTCGCCTTGTGGCCGATGCACTCGAATGAGACTGAAGCACCCAGGCCATCTGTCAGTGCCTTGACTTGCGTGACAACGTCGCATGCGTTCGGGTCAAGGACGACATCGGCACCTACTTCCAATGCTTTTTCCTTGCGTGCCGAGGACATTTCGATGGCGATGACACAGGCCGCTCCCGCCGCTTTGGCGCACATTATGGTACAGAGTCCGATGGTGCCTGCTCCAACCACAACCACGGTCTGGCCGACCAGGCTGCCGGCCTTCTTGACCGCATGCATACCGACGGCGAGCGGTTCAATCAGGGCGCCCGCTTCTGTCGGAAATCCGTCAGGCAGTTTGTAGAGCAGGTTGGCGGGAATGTTGACGTACTCGGCGAAGGCGCCGTTGTTCATTAAACCTGTGAAAGCGAGGTTCTCGCAGATATTGTACAGACCCTGCTTGCAGTACCAGCAGTCGCCACAGTGCTGGCAGGCATCGGCCGCGACGCGTTCGCCGGCGGCAAAGCCCTTGACGCCGTCGCCCAGGGCGACGATTTCGCCGCTGAACTCATGGCCGAGGATACACTGCCCCTTGAGCCCGGTCAGAGGGTGGGCCTCTTCCACCGGAATGAATACCGGGCCTGCTACGTATTCGTGCAGATCCGATCCACAGATGCCACACCAGTGTACCTTGATCTGAACCCAGCCGGGTTGTGGGGCTGACGGCAGCGGAACGTCTTCGAGACGGACGTCACGGCGGCCGTGCCAGACTGCCGCTTTCATCGATGTTGCTTGGTTCATGGCTACTCCCTCTTATTTTTCAGGCTTGTCCACTCAGTTCAGACAAAAACCTTTTCCATGGCTTCTTCCGGTGCCGGAGAGGCGCTGTCTCTGGCGAAGGCGACGGCACTATCGACACGCTGATGGCAGCGCTCCACCAGGGCGGCATCGTCGGCGGTGGACCACTGGTACTGGGCCTCAAGGTGTGCACGAAACTTGGGGATGGGATCACGGGCCAGCAGGGCGTCTTTTTCGCCGTCCGGACGGTAGCCTTCGGCGTCACCCATAAAGTGGCCGGCCAGGCGATCGGTTTCGATCTCGATCAGGCTGGGGCCTTCACCGCGGCGGGCACGCTCGATGGCTTCGCCGGCCACTTCGAACAGGGCCAGCGGGTCGTTGCCGGGTACGAAGTGACCTGGCATGTTGTAGGAGGCTGCGCGCAGGTCGTTGCGCGGTACGGCGGTGGACTGGGCCTTGGCGACGGAAATACCCCAGGCGTTATCCTCTATGACGAACACGACCGGCAGCTTCCAGACGGCGGCCAGGTTGAGTGTTTCGTGAAACGCACCCTGGTTGGCCGCACCTTCGCCCAGAAAGGCGACGGCAACGCCATCCTTGTTCTGCATCTGGCGTGACAGGGCGGCACCGACAGCCGGGCCCATGCCCTGGGCTATGATGCCCGAGCAGGAGAAGTTCACCGCGGCATCAAAGATATGCATATGGCCGCCACGCCCGCCGGAGAGGCCGGTTTTCTTGCCGAAAATCTCTGCGGTCATGCGATCCAGGTCCACGCCCTTGGCAATGGCAATATGGTGTGGACGGTGGGTGGCGGTGACGATGTCGCTGGCCTTGAGGTGGGCGCAGACGCCCACGGCGCAGGGTTCCTGGCCGTTGGAAAGGTGCATTTCACCAGGAATGGGGCCCTTGGCCATGTTGAACGCGGGGGATTTGCCTTCCATGTAGATGGTTGCAATGGATTCCTCAAAGTAGCGGCTGATGAGCATGTGCTCGTACATCCAGAGTTGCTGTTCTTTGCTGGGTTTCATGGAAACCACTCCTTTTATTCTTGGATGGGTACACTCGAGATGAATAAAGCAATGCTTGTGCCATTTATGTAACGTATTGTTTTTTATGTGTTTATATTATTTCTGGCACTGTGGCGGCGGTGTTGTGAAACAGGCTGTTGCAGTCGGTGCGACAGCCTGTCGCGGCCGGTGACACAGTGTGCGGGGCAGGAACTCTGGAGAGAGCGAATGCAAAAAGGATGCAGCATCGACCTGTGACGGGCGCCGGGTTCGGGGCCATTCTGGCAAGCCCCTGCTAAAGACCGGGTACCGATCTGCGGGAATCGAGCTCCATTTTCAGTGATTTACAGCAACTGTTTCTTCGTATAGCCGGTTATTCGGCCACCGCAAGGGTGTTATCGTCCGGTTTTGCCGCTGCCTGGCTGCATTGCGTGCCTTGCGCTGTGCCTGCCTTTGCAATTGTCGGTTTGTGCACAAGGGCTTCATGCAGGCAGTGAAACAACGCCCAGGCGTCTGGCCGGTGAACTACTGGCGGACTTCTGGGCCCAAGAGGATCAACGGATGCAGAAAACTCTTCTCATAACAGGATCAACCGATGGCATCGGGCTGGAGGCCGCGAAACTTCTGGCATCTCAGGGCCACCGGGTGCTGCTGCACGGGCGCAGCCAGAATAAGCTTGATGCCGCAGCGCAAGTGCTGGCTGCCGTGCCAGGTGCCGGGCCTGTTGAGTGCTACTTGGCGGACCTGTCCAAACTTGCCGACGTCGACAGGCTGGCCCGTACACTGGCTCAAAAGCATCAGCGGCTGGATTGCCTGATCAACAATGCAGGCATTTTTCGCACCCGTGATACCCGCACCGAGGATGGACTGGACGTGCGCTTTGCCGTGAATACGATCGCGCCCTACTTGCTGACTCGCCGGCTGTTGCCGTTGCTGGACGAGTCCGGGCGCGTGGTCAATCTGTCTTCTGCTGCACAGGCTCCGGTGGAGCTGGATATGCTCAGCGGCGCCAGGACAATCGCAGACGACTTTGCAGCCTACGCGCAGAGCAAGCTTGCGCTCACCATGTGGTCACGCAGCCTGGCGCTGTCATTGTCGACTGTAGGCCCGGCCATCATCGCGGTCAACCCGGGCTCCATGCTGGGCAGCAAAATGGTGAAAGAGGGCTTTGGTGTCGACGGCGGCGATCTTGGAAAAGGTGCCAGAATACTGGCCCGGCTGGCGCTGGAGGATGAGTTTTCGGCGGCCTCGGGGCTGTATTTCGACAACGATATCGGTCGGCTTGCCCCGCCGCACCGCGATGCGCTTGACCCTCAGAAATCCGAGGCGGTAGTACGCTGTATCGAGCGGGTGCTGGCGGATCTGGCGATTGACTGCTCACCCGGCTGAAGCGGGATCACTGATCTGCCAGGCCAATATAGAGTCCTTGCCTAATTAATCCGAGGTAAACCCCCGGCTCTGCCGGGGTGACTCGCATAGGTTTGACCAAGGCTACGGTCAAGCTACCTTCGTTTTTCGACCAAGAAAGATGAAGGTAATCCTATGCGAGACTACGAAAGTTTGGCGCATACGCGCTGGGATTGTAAGTACCATGTGGTGTTCATCCCGAAAGAAGAGGCGAAAGGTGATCTATGGGAAGTTGCGCCGGTACATGGGAGAAATCTTCCATGAGCTTGCAGGGCGCAAAGGCGTGAAGATCGTCGAGGGACACTTGATGCCGGATCATATCCACATGTGCATCAGCATTCCGCCCAAGTACTCGGTATCCAACGTGGTTGGCTATCTCAAGGGCATAAAGTGCGATCGCTATCGCCAGGCAGTTCAAAGGCCGTCAGCGAAACTTCAATGGCGAGAACTTCTGGGCGAGAGGCTATTTCGTCTCGACGGTGGGCCTGGATGAAGAAATGGTACGCGAGTACATCCGTAATCAGGAGAAAGCGGATGAACATCGGGATCAACTGAGGCTGGGAGTGATGTAGCGCCTTGGGCGCAATTGATAGCCCTTCGAGGGCGTCCCCTGATAAGCCTCCGGCTTTGCCGGAGGTCATTTAACTCTGGC
Proteins encoded:
- a CDS encoding alpha-ketoacid dehydrogenase subunit beta, whose protein sequence is MTVATKERKLTIARAMAEAIAQEMRIDEKVFVMGEDVGPLGGVFGNTRGLHEEFGTQRVRDTPISETAFMGAAVGAASDGMRPIVELMFVDFFGVCFDAIYNLMAKNTYFSGGEIPVPVVLMTSTGGGYSDGGQHSQCLHATFAHLPGMKVVAPSNAYDAKGLMTAAIRDNNPVIFMFNKALQGMGWLGTEKDAIVHVPEEAYEVPIGKAAVVREGSDVTIVGITSGVHHGLKAARALAERGISAEVVDLRSLVPLDRETVLASVRKTGRLIVVDEDYQSYGMSGEIISSVAEQGVTMKAPPQRVAFPDIIIPFAPVMEQWALPSADKIIAAFEKMQTMETRQDEY
- a CDS encoding SDR family NAD(P)-dependent oxidoreductase, with product MQKTLLITGSTDGIGLEAAKLLASQGHRVLLHGRSQNKLDAAAQVLAAVPGAGPVECYLADLSKLADVDRLARTLAQKHQRLDCLINNAGIFRTRDTRTEDGLDVRFAVNTIAPYLLTRRLLPLLDESGRVVNLSSAAQAPVELDMLSGARTIADDFAAYAQSKLALTMWSRSLALSLSTVGPAIIAVNPGSMLGSKMVKEGFGVDGGDLGKGARILARLALEDEFSAASGLYFDNDIGRLAPPHRDALDPQKSEAVVRCIERVLADLAIDCSPG
- a CDS encoding thiamine pyrophosphate-dependent dehydrogenase E1 component subunit alpha translates to MKPSKEQQLWMYEHMLISRYFEESIATIYMEGKSPAFNMAKGPIPGEMHLSNGQEPCAVGVCAHLKASDIVTATHRPHHIAIAKGVDLDRMTAEIFGKKTGLSGGRGGHMHIFDAAVNFSCSGIIAQGMGPAVGAALSRQMQNKDGVAVAFLGEGAANQGAFHETLNLAAVWKLPVVFVIEDNAWGISVAKAQSTAVPRNDLRAASYNMPGHFVPGNDPLALFEVAGEAIERARRGEGPSLIEIETDRLAGHFMGDAEGYRPDGEKDALLARDPIPKFRAHLEAQYQWSTADDAALVERCHQRVDSAVAFARDSASPAPEEAMEKVFV
- a CDS encoding 2,3-butanediol dehydrogenase; protein product: MNQATSMKAAVWHGRRDVRLEDVPLPSAPQPGWVQIKVHWCGICGSDLHEYVAGPVFIPVEEAHPLTGLKGQCILGHEFSGEIVALGDGVKGFAAGERVAADACQHCGDCWYCKQGLYNICENLAFTGLMNNGAFAEYVNIPANLLYKLPDGFPTEAGALIEPLAVGMHAVKKAGSLVGQTVVVVGAGTIGLCTIMCAKAAGAACVIAIEMSSARKEKALEVGADVVLDPNACDVVTQVKALTDGLGASVSFECIGHKATAKLALDVIRKAGTTVMVGIFEEPSEFNFLEIVSTEKQVIGSLAYNGEFADVIALINDGRLNVTPLITGRIALANILDRGFEELVNNKDQNVKIIVSPELQVAS